From a region of the Roseivirga sp. 4D4 genome:
- a CDS encoding TonB-dependent receptor domain-containing protein, with the protein MHVRILVSTLLCLSMAHGVLGQQVLKFKILDKETNQPLVGATASISPTIGGIADTNGLVTLNLSNDLTEVKVTFSFVGYAAESRTVKLPSTTSEPILIFLEMEEEEMEEVIVTTTRNSRSIEDIPTRIEFLGTEELEEKAVMRSDNIAMLLRESTGIQMQVTSPSSANQSIRIQGLDGRYTQLLKDGFPLFGGFSGGLSIMQIPPLDLKQVEVIKGSNSTLYGGGAIAGLVNLVSIQPEEKPHFKVMIDQTSAGGTTLNTFSARRNEKFGYSFFASGNRQNAYDPNSDNFSEIPNVRSLTLNPTFFYYPNTNSMLRLSLNGTFEDRLGGNLNAIDAERPSNTQYLQENTTRRLSYQATYSSKWGDNKELVIKNSLLHFDRSINQFNYAFDGEQWSTFSEATYSFGDEMSSWVLGLNVYSDEFKEGELVSSDRSYSQVTGGLFAQQVSKLSDRFSIESGFRVDRNNDYGWFVLPRLSLFYQPNTSLTYRLSGGLGYKTPTIFTEDTERFSFRGLNSFNLEDLDAERSCGGNFDINYRTSFGNDWTFSLNQLFFYTRLNDPLVLAENPADNFFFENASGPVSSRGIESNMKLTYKDFKFFLNYALIDTRLEYENLNDQKPLTAKHNIGAVLVYEEEGKWRLGLETYYTSRQLRNDLTETDDFWIVGFMALRKFRKVSVYLNFENFTDTRQSRFENINLGSSMTPETLDVWAPLEGFVVNGGLILELDH; encoded by the coding sequence ATGCATGTCAGAATATTAGTCTCAACACTTTTGTGCTTGAGCATGGCCCATGGCGTATTGGGTCAACAAGTGCTAAAATTCAAAATATTAGATAAAGAGACCAATCAACCTTTGGTTGGGGCAACGGCCAGTATAAGCCCGACAATAGGAGGTATTGCCGATACCAACGGATTGGTCACGCTGAATTTGTCAAATGACTTGACAGAAGTAAAGGTGACCTTCTCCTTTGTCGGTTATGCGGCAGAATCGAGAACTGTGAAGCTGCCATCTACAACTTCAGAACCTATTCTGATCTTTTTGGAGATGGAAGAGGAAGAGATGGAAGAAGTGATCGTAACCACCACTAGAAACTCGAGAAGTATAGAAGATATTCCTACTAGAATTGAATTTCTGGGTACGGAAGAATTGGAAGAAAAGGCGGTTATGCGTTCTGATAACATTGCTATGTTACTGCGCGAAAGCACCGGTATTCAAATGCAGGTGACTTCACCCAGTTCGGCCAATCAGAGTATTCGTATTCAAGGCCTTGACGGCAGGTATACCCAGCTGCTGAAGGATGGCTTTCCTTTGTTCGGTGGCTTTTCTGGTGGCTTGAGCATCATGCAGATCCCACCATTGGATTTAAAGCAGGTAGAAGTAATCAAGGGTAGTAACTCAACGCTTTATGGCGGAGGTGCGATTGCAGGTTTGGTGAACCTCGTGAGTATTCAACCTGAAGAAAAACCACACTTTAAGGTTATGATTGACCAGACATCGGCCGGAGGAACAACTTTGAATACCTTCAGTGCCCGTAGGAATGAGAAGTTTGGTTATAGCTTTTTTGCCTCCGGCAATAGACAGAATGCTTACGATCCTAACTCGGATAACTTTTCAGAAATCCCCAATGTAAGGAGTCTCACCTTGAACCCGACATTCTTTTATTACCCTAATACTAATAGTATGCTGAGGCTCTCGCTTAATGGGACTTTTGAGGATCGTTTAGGCGGAAATCTAAATGCCATTGATGCGGAAAGACCCAGTAATACGCAATACTTGCAAGAGAATACGACCAGACGATTGTCTTATCAAGCGACATACAGCAGTAAATGGGGTGATAATAAGGAGTTAGTCATCAAAAACAGTCTACTGCATTTCGACAGGAGTATCAATCAATTTAATTATGCTTTTGATGGAGAGCAGTGGTCTACTTTTAGTGAGGCTACCTATTCCTTTGGCGATGAAATGAGTAGTTGGGTACTAGGTCTGAATGTCTACTCAGATGAATTCAAGGAAGGAGAGTTGGTCAGCTCAGATAGGAGCTATAGCCAGGTGACTGGAGGCTTATTCGCTCAGCAGGTATCTAAATTGTCCGATCGCTTTTCTATAGAATCAGGTTTTCGAGTGGATAGAAATAATGATTACGGTTGGTTTGTTCTCCCAAGGCTGTCACTTTTCTATCAGCCGAATACCAGCTTGACCTATAGGCTAAGTGGAGGTTTGGGTTATAAAACACCTACTATTTTCACAGAGGATACGGAGAGATTTTCCTTTAGAGGCTTAAACAGTTTCAACCTGGAAGATTTGGATGCTGAACGATCCTGCGGAGGAAACTTTGATATCAATTACCGAACTTCTTTTGGGAATGACTGGACTTTCAGTTTAAACCAACTCTTCTTTTATACTCGATTGAACGATCCGCTAGTACTGGCTGAAAATCCTGCAGACAATTTCTTCTTTGAAAATGCGAGTGGGCCTGTGAGTTCTAGAGGAATTGAGTCTAACATGAAGTTGACCTACAAGGATTTTAAGTTTTTTCTCAACTACGCTTTGATTGACACGCGCCTTGAATATGAAAACCTGAATGATCAAAAGCCGCTGACTGCTAAACATAATATTGGAGCTGTTTTGGTCTATGAGGAAGAGGGAAAGTGGAGGCTCGGCCTGGAGACATATTATACCAGTCGGCAGCTGCGAAATGATCTTACTGAAACGGATGATTTTTGGATCGTGGGGTTCATGGCGCTCCGAAAATTTAGAAAGGTGAGTGTCTATTTAAACTTTGAAAATTTCACAGATACACGGCAGTCAAGATTTGAGAATATCAACCTTGGATCCAGTATGACTCCAGAGACGTTGGATGTTTGGGCTCCCTTGGAAGGGTTTGTTGTTAATGGGGGTTTGATTCTGGAACTAGATCACTAA
- a CDS encoding PadR family transcriptional regulator yields the protein MNQNLGNLEETILLIVAVMPDEAYGYTVSESYRQYMNNRISISAVHTVLKRLEKKGLIESKMGGATAERGGRRKRIFEVTKVGLSTLEQIQSNRMKLWDMMPKLNFSA from the coding sequence ATGAATCAAAATCTAGGAAACCTTGAAGAGACCATTCTTCTAATTGTGGCTGTAATGCCCGATGAGGCCTATGGTTATACCGTTTCGGAGTCTTATAGACAGTATATGAACAATCGCATTTCAATTTCAGCAGTGCATACGGTTTTGAAACGATTAGAAAAGAAAGGGCTCATTGAATCGAAGATGGGCGGAGCGACTGCTGAACGAGGTGGTAGAAGGAAGAGAATTTTTGAAGTAACCAAAGTCGGTCTTTCTACGCTGGAGCAAATTCAGTCAAACCGAATGAAGCTATGGGATATGATGCCAAAGCTTAATTTTTCTGCTTAG
- a CDS encoding DUF6660 family protein has product MQRLGAILSIFILLLSMAPCADAWESSACDSEEVCESSNEHDASDEADDCLPFCSCLCCTAITIAPLQSFNFQEAVITLDEPKLEDNTYTPPAFDIWQPPKI; this is encoded by the coding sequence ATGCAACGCTTGGGTGCTATCCTTTCGATTTTTATACTATTGCTAAGTATGGCACCATGTGCCGATGCTTGGGAAAGTTCTGCATGTGATTCTGAAGAAGTCTGTGAATCTTCAAACGAACATGATGCTTCCGATGAGGCTGATGATTGCTTGCCTTTTTGCTCGTGTTTGTGCTGCACAGCCATCACAATTGCCCCCCTTCAATCCTTCAATTTTCAAGAAGCTGTAATTACGCTTGATGAACCAAAACTGGAAGACAACACCTACACTCCCCCTGCTTTTGATATTTGGCAGCCGCCCAAGATCTAG
- a CDS encoding amidohydrolase family protein, protein MRKLYFLISICLVVSYTQAQEADFAFTHVNLITMESETVLTNQTVLIKQGKIFAIGSSEDISADLAGTVVDGTGKYLMPGLAEMHAHIPGNRDMDLLQETLFLYLSNGITTIRGMLGQPYHIELRDKVISGEILGPRIYTSGPSINGNSVRSVEEAQTKVRAQKEAGYDFLKMHPGLTRVNFDAVVTTANEVGIPFAGHVSTGVGVRRALEAKYASIDHVDGYIEGMVPSSIRVNPNANGFFGVNFTDIVDTDISEELVKLTLENDVWIVPTQAMMERWIGPEDPEVIAKNPEMKYMNPRTLNNWVRTKKGIIGAPNYKGDQALKFNQIRRDIIKQMHEAGVKILLGSDAPQVFNVPGFSIQRELDAMVRSGLTPYEALYAGTANPAVFFGDPGKYGTIVIGADADLILVDQNPLENIANMRQQSGVMVRGKWLPSREIELSLEQIANKYSK, encoded by the coding sequence ATGAGAAAGCTTTACTTTTTAATCTCCATATGCTTGGTGGTTTCTTATACCCAAGCGCAAGAAGCTGACTTCGCCTTTACCCATGTGAACCTGATCACTATGGAGTCGGAGACAGTTTTAACCAATCAAACAGTCTTAATCAAACAAGGAAAAATTTTCGCCATAGGCAGTTCTGAAGACATCTCCGCAGACCTTGCGGGCACAGTAGTAGATGGTACGGGTAAGTACCTAATGCCTGGCCTAGCCGAAATGCACGCCCATATTCCTGGTAATCGAGATATGGATTTACTTCAAGAGACCCTATTTCTCTATCTATCCAATGGTATCACCACCATTAGAGGAATGCTAGGTCAGCCTTATCATATCGAATTGAGGGACAAAGTAATATCAGGAGAAATCTTAGGTCCACGAATCTATACTTCCGGACCTTCAATCAATGGCAATTCCGTGAGGAGTGTTGAAGAAGCGCAAACAAAAGTACGCGCTCAGAAAGAAGCGGGTTATGACTTCTTGAAAATGCACCCTGGATTGACACGAGTGAATTTCGATGCCGTGGTCACCACTGCAAACGAAGTTGGGATTCCCTTTGCAGGCCATGTCAGTACAGGAGTTGGGGTCAGAAGAGCCCTCGAAGCTAAGTACGCTTCGATCGACCATGTAGATGGCTATATCGAAGGGATGGTTCCTTCCTCTATTCGTGTGAACCCCAATGCTAATGGTTTTTTCGGAGTCAATTTTACAGACATTGTAGACACCGATATCAGCGAGGAGCTTGTAAAACTCACATTAGAAAATGATGTCTGGATAGTTCCTACCCAAGCCATGATGGAGAGATGGATTGGTCCAGAAGACCCTGAGGTTATCGCTAAGAACCCAGAAATGAAATACATGAACCCAAGGACACTCAATAACTGGGTTCGCACCAAGAAGGGAATTATTGGGGCTCCTAATTATAAAGGAGATCAGGCACTGAAGTTCAACCAAATCAGAAGGGATATTATTAAGCAAATGCATGAGGCAGGCGTCAAAATACTATTAGGTTCTGATGCTCCACAAGTTTTTAATGTACCAGGGTTTTCCATTCAACGTGAACTCGATGCCATGGTCAGAAGCGGACTGACTCCTTACGAAGCATTGTATGCAGGAACTGCCAATCCAGCTGTCTTCTTTGGTGACCCGGGAAAATACGGTACGATTGTCATCGGAGCTGACGCAGATCTAATCCTGGTAGACCAAAACCCTCTTGAAAACATTGCCAATATGCGTCAACAATCTGGTGTAATGGTTAGAGGAAAATGGCTACCTAGTCGAGAAATCGAGCTTAGTCTTGAGCAAATCGCTAACAAATATTCCAAATAG
- a CDS encoding amidohydrolase → MKFKNHLIVLIVCAILSACGSNTESVEASSESLLLFNGKVWTGNDAQPWADWVLLEGDKISKVGNGNRYPSADRQIDLKGRLTLPGFNDSHVHFSQAGALLLGINLLDVNDDEAFIARVKETTDRLPDGSWITRGDWGAYEAWNMGSEGSNRNQQDWQPRRTLIDELTPDHPVLVTKYDRTEGMANAIALDYLGIESKDGILKGDILTSALRQIPESSFERKLAESKRALEECAKWGVTTVQDMSPLDRVDIYKYLQERDSLITRINFSPSRLSEIYNMMEQGWVIDWGENPAPAGDDYITFGTVKSHIDGIMGGRTARFFEPYADNTIENYMWRGGWREFSKNLPEFKRMLIQADSGGIQLRVHAIGDEANSILLDVLDTLDQVNGAKDRRFRLVHAQVIAEQDFERFAGRNIIAEVQPYHVTDDMRWMEERIGHERCKGAYAFKTLEDAGCQLAFGSDWPGTNASYYPINPLYGLYAAVTRQTVNGLPEEGWFPEQRIGLESAIKAYTQGSAFATFEEDVKGQIKEGMLADITVIDTDLFETEPSAWLKAQFDYTIVGGKVVYKR, encoded by the coding sequence ATGAAGTTCAAAAATCATCTCATTGTATTGATCGTTTGTGCCATACTTTCAGCATGCGGGAGTAACACAGAATCCGTAGAAGCCTCCTCTGAATCTCTGCTCCTATTTAATGGAAAGGTTTGGACGGGCAATGATGCTCAGCCATGGGCAGATTGGGTATTGCTTGAAGGAGATAAAATCAGCAAAGTTGGTAACGGCAACAGATACCCTTCGGCAGACCGGCAAATTGATTTAAAAGGAAGACTTACACTTCCTGGCTTCAATGACTCTCACGTACATTTTTCACAAGCCGGAGCCTTACTCTTGGGTATTAACCTGCTGGATGTGAATGACGATGAAGCCTTTATTGCCCGAGTAAAAGAAACAACAGATAGATTACCCGATGGAAGTTGGATCACACGAGGTGATTGGGGAGCCTATGAGGCATGGAACATGGGCTCCGAAGGAAGTAATAGAAACCAACAAGACTGGCAGCCACGAAGAACGCTCATCGATGAATTGACACCAGACCATCCAGTACTAGTGACCAAGTATGACCGGACAGAAGGCATGGCCAATGCCATAGCACTCGACTACCTCGGGATTGAATCCAAGGACGGTATTCTTAAAGGGGATATTCTCACTAGTGCGCTAAGACAAATTCCCGAGAGCTCCTTTGAAAGAAAGCTTGCCGAGTCAAAGCGAGCCCTGGAAGAGTGTGCTAAATGGGGTGTTACCACAGTCCAAGACATGTCGCCACTGGATCGGGTTGATATTTATAAGTACTTACAGGAAAGGGATTCACTTATTACAAGAATCAATTTTAGCCCTTCACGTTTGAGCGAAATCTACAATATGATGGAGCAAGGCTGGGTAATAGACTGGGGTGAAAACCCTGCGCCAGCTGGAGATGACTACATCACCTTCGGTACAGTAAAAAGTCATATTGACGGTATCATGGGAGGTCGAACCGCTCGTTTCTTTGAACCATATGCTGATAATACAATCGAAAACTACATGTGGCGAGGAGGATGGCGAGAGTTCTCTAAAAACCTTCCCGAATTTAAAAGAATGCTGATCCAAGCCGATAGCGGTGGTATTCAGTTAAGGGTACATGCCATTGGAGATGAAGCCAATTCAATCTTACTCGATGTGCTAGATACTCTCGATCAGGTAAATGGCGCCAAAGACAGAAGGTTTCGTTTAGTCCATGCTCAGGTGATTGCCGAGCAGGACTTTGAACGTTTTGCAGGAAGAAATATCATTGCAGAAGTTCAACCTTATCATGTCACAGATGATATGCGTTGGATGGAAGAACGGATAGGACATGAAAGATGTAAAGGTGCCTATGCGTTCAAAACGCTTGAAGATGCCGGATGCCAACTGGCTTTCGGTTCTGATTGGCCAGGAACTAACGCCAGTTACTATCCTATTAATCCACTCTACGGATTATACGCTGCCGTCACCCGACAAACGGTGAATGGTCTACCTGAGGAAGGCTGGTTTCCTGAGCAAAGAATTGGGCTTGAATCAGCCATCAAAGCCTACACTCAGGGATCGGCATTCGCTACTTTCGAAGAAGATGTAAAGGGCCAAATCAAGGAAGGGATGCTTGCGGACATTACAGTCATAGACACCGATCTGTTTGAAACTGAGCCTTCGGCATGGCTGAAAGCTCAGTTTGATTACACCATTGTGGGTGGAAAAGTGGTGTACAAAAGATAA
- a CDS encoding ABC transporter permease: MIRPTDNISPPNWANRFLEWYCANSLLDEIQGDLLEAFYYRQTEVGATKAKWWFVWDVIRFFRPSSFGKRSYNSNQIAMLKNYMLVSLRNFRKQKGYSFINLSGLIVGITACLLISLHVLEEITYDNFHPKADKTYRVVMDMYGQGELKTKSAPVYAAVGPNLLTDLPEVEMSARILPFGGGVYSVRQDDGTLIRYNEDKAVLADENFFDMFGFKLIDGDRQNVLSQPSQIVVSESTARRYFGNENPIGQSIFWRGTTELKVTGVFEDFPENSHMQFELITSLKTWGGYEDFISNWGWYDFYTFVKVADGVSQDALDQKLETYLDGKKAEVYAQRGIREVLWSQQVGDVHLESIGLSWDMGENGGGQQIYFLVIIAGLILIIAWVNYINLATARAIKRAKEVGVRKVVGAGKSNLLIQFLVESFLYNLFAVLASLALVALLRPLINQAMDITLEQSLLFGPTVLGGLFILVLIGTLCSGLYPALVLTSFNPVAVLKGSLGNGKKKFGFRQLLVVFQFTASITLILGTFLVIKQLNYMRSYDLGIDLEQTLVLQAPSSGTSDDDLQNRIQVFRNMLEGMPELEGFTMSSSVPGIENFSISGFNSKYYPEELRDCYRVGIDDDFIQLFDVELIAGRSFLKDMLTDTAAVVLNEVAVKHMGFSSPEEAIGEKINPNRPNESTIIGVVGNYHQATIKQGLDPVIFSYNRRRQAAYYAAKISTNDYAGVLSKVENAWDEIYPDNPFDFFFLDERFDRQYKADQQFNTVFIGFAGLAIFVACLGLFGLVSFTTEQSRKEIGIRKVLGASSQKLVLLLAKDYAKLILISIMLAFPLGYYLMQEWLKSFAYQTRIGVEIFVLGGLMISVIAFITVSFKSFSAANGNPVSALRDE; encoded by the coding sequence GTGATTAGACCAACAGATAATATATCACCCCCAAACTGGGCCAACCGCTTCCTAGAGTGGTATTGTGCTAACAGTCTCTTGGATGAGATTCAAGGAGATTTGTTAGAAGCATTTTACTATCGACAGACGGAAGTGGGAGCCACCAAAGCCAAATGGTGGTTTGTTTGGGATGTGATTAGGTTTTTCAGGCCCTCATCATTTGGCAAAAGGTCATATAACTCAAATCAAATCGCAATGTTAAAGAATTACATGCTCGTTAGCCTGAGAAACTTCAGAAAGCAAAAAGGCTACAGTTTTATCAATTTGTCAGGACTTATAGTGGGGATCACGGCCTGTCTGCTGATTAGTCTCCATGTGTTGGAAGAAATCACATATGATAATTTTCACCCAAAAGCCGATAAAACGTATCGCGTGGTCATGGATATGTACGGACAGGGGGAATTGAAAACTAAAAGTGCGCCTGTATATGCCGCTGTGGGTCCTAATCTACTTACCGACTTACCAGAAGTCGAGATGTCTGCGCGCATTTTACCTTTTGGTGGTGGCGTATATAGCGTGCGTCAGGATGACGGTACATTGATTCGATATAATGAAGACAAAGCTGTACTAGCAGATGAGAACTTCTTCGATATGTTCGGTTTCAAGTTGATTGATGGTGATCGGCAAAACGTGTTATCACAACCGAGTCAAATTGTGGTGTCTGAATCTACAGCTAGACGTTACTTCGGTAATGAAAACCCTATAGGACAGTCAATATTTTGGCGTGGTACTACCGAATTGAAGGTGACTGGGGTTTTTGAAGACTTTCCTGAGAATTCGCACATGCAATTTGAACTCATTACTTCTTTGAAGACTTGGGGAGGATATGAAGATTTTATTAGTAACTGGGGTTGGTACGACTTCTATACGTTCGTGAAAGTCGCGGATGGTGTCAGTCAAGATGCCTTGGATCAGAAACTTGAAACCTACCTAGACGGCAAGAAGGCTGAGGTTTATGCGCAACGCGGCATTAGAGAAGTACTCTGGTCACAACAAGTAGGAGATGTACACCTTGAGTCTATTGGACTTAGCTGGGATATGGGCGAAAATGGCGGAGGACAACAAATCTACTTCTTAGTCATTATCGCTGGGTTGATACTGATTATTGCTTGGGTAAACTATATTAATCTTGCTACGGCACGTGCTATTAAGCGTGCTAAAGAAGTGGGAGTACGTAAAGTTGTTGGGGCAGGCAAATCCAATCTTCTGATTCAATTCTTAGTCGAGTCTTTCCTGTATAACCTGTTCGCTGTGTTGGCTTCACTTGCTCTGGTTGCCTTGCTCAGGCCTTTGATCAATCAGGCAATGGATATTACACTAGAACAATCATTGCTGTTTGGTCCGACAGTCTTAGGGGGCTTGTTCATACTCGTGCTGATCGGGACACTCTGCTCTGGCTTATATCCAGCACTGGTACTCACCTCATTTAATCCTGTGGCTGTCTTGAAGGGTAGTTTAGGAAATGGAAAAAAGAAGTTTGGCTTTCGCCAATTACTGGTTGTCTTTCAATTCACAGCTTCTATAACACTAATACTTGGGACCTTTTTGGTAATCAAGCAGCTGAATTATATGCGGAGCTATGATCTGGGAATCGATCTTGAACAAACACTGGTCTTACAAGCACCTTCTTCCGGAACCAGTGATGATGACCTTCAGAATAGAATCCAGGTTTTTAGGAACATGCTTGAAGGGATGCCTGAATTAGAAGGCTTCACTATGTCGAGCAGTGTACCAGGCATTGAAAACTTTAGTATCAGTGGATTTAACTCCAAGTATTATCCTGAAGAGCTTAGAGATTGCTATAGAGTGGGTATTGACGATGACTTTATTCAACTGTTTGACGTAGAGCTTATAGCAGGAAGATCCTTTTTAAAAGATATGCTTACCGATACAGCAGCTGTGGTACTGAATGAGGTCGCTGTTAAGCATATGGGTTTTTCAAGCCCTGAGGAAGCCATCGGTGAGAAAATTAATCCAAATAGGCCGAATGAATCGACAATAATCGGGGTGGTGGGCAACTATCATCAAGCGACTATCAAGCAAGGCCTGGACCCCGTTATATTCAGTTATAACAGAAGAAGACAGGCAGCTTATTATGCAGCCAAAATCAGCACTAACGACTACGCTGGTGTACTTTCAAAAGTGGAGAACGCCTGGGACGAAATTTACCCTGATAACCCTTTTGACTTCTTCTTTTTGGATGAACGTTTCGATCGGCAGTATAAAGCTGACCAGCAATTCAATACGGTATTCATTGGCTTTGCAGGCCTTGCCATTTTTGTGGCTTGTCTGGGGCTTTTTGGGCTGGTTTCATTTACTACCGAGCAATCAAGAAAAGAAATTGGTATTCGTAAGGTCCTAGGGGCATCTTCTCAAAAACTGGTGCTACTTCTGGCTAAGGACTACGCAAAGCTTATTCTGATTTCGATAATGCTTGCGTTTCCTTTGGGTTATTATCTAATGCAGGAATGGCTCAAAAGCTTTGCCTATCAAACTCGCATTGGCGTAGAGATTTTCGTTTTGGGTGGCCTGATGATTTCGGTGATTGCGTTTATTACGGTAAGCTTCAAATCGTTTAGTGCAGCCAATGGGAACCCAGTGAGTGCTTTGAGAGATGAGTAG
- a CDS encoding toxin-antitoxin system YwqK family antitoxin: MSRKLLILLLLIVTFSLKGQDTVRTNYPGSEKVWKKVFNGAKKSQDLIYWENGREWMTAKYDTADVEYWKWYHENGNPYFEATIIRDELQGLYKIWYESGQLAEEITFLNHLEDGPAIFYYRNGTIAAKGSYHKGKMIGDWKFYDKDGLSFNGKWVWPFAADTSSLRMEGQIKDHQRLGSWKYRTTAGGKKPKVFIEEY; the protein is encoded by the coding sequence ATGAGTAGAAAACTATTGATCCTATTATTGCTGATTGTCACCTTTTCGCTCAAAGGACAAGATACTGTCAGAACTAATTACCCTGGTTCTGAAAAAGTATGGAAGAAGGTTTTCAATGGGGCTAAAAAGTCTCAAGACCTAATTTATTGGGAGAATGGTAGAGAATGGATGACTGCCAAATATGATACTGCTGATGTGGAATACTGGAAATGGTATCATGAAAATGGGAACCCTTATTTTGAGGCCACGATTATCAGAGATGAACTTCAAGGTCTCTATAAGATTTGGTATGAGAGTGGCCAATTGGCAGAAGAAATAACCTTTCTTAATCACCTTGAAGATGGTCCTGCTATTTTTTATTACCGGAATGGCACAATTGCGGCAAAAGGGAGTTATCACAAAGGCAAAATGATAGGTGATTGGAAGTTTTACGATAAGGACGGCTTATCCTTTAATGGTAAATGGGTTTGGCCATTTGCTGCTGATACTTCCAGTCTTAGAATGGAGGGACAAATAAAAGACCACCAGCGTTTAGGATCTTGGAAGTATAGGACAACAGCTGGTGGTAAAAAGCCCAAAGTATTTATTGAGGAGTATTAA
- a CDS encoding GNAT family N-acetyltransferase, with product MFKVIQFQSHHAEDFRKISEEWINEFLRLEEPDISILGDPKQHIIDQGGHIFMAVDNDNQAVGTCALVKQSENQWELCKLGIYKSHRGHGLGQKLTLRTIEQAESLGIEHLYLESSSKLKTAIQLYKKLGFVEDKSCNEGTSQCDIKMVLHLNT from the coding sequence ATGTTTAAGGTGATCCAATTCCAGTCGCATCATGCTGAAGACTTCCGAAAAATCAGTGAAGAATGGATCAACGAGTTCTTGCGCCTTGAAGAACCCGATATATCGATTCTAGGGGACCCGAAACAACACATCATCGACCAGGGCGGTCACATATTCATGGCAGTCGATAATGACAATCAAGCAGTCGGCACTTGTGCCCTGGTCAAGCAATCCGAAAACCAATGGGAGCTCTGCAAATTGGGTATCTACAAATCGCACAGAGGGCACGGCCTAGGACAAAAATTGACACTAAGAACAATCGAACAGGCAGAATCTCTCGGTATTGAGCATCTGTATCTCGAATCGAGCAGCAAGCTGAAAACTGCCATTCAACTCTATAAGAAGCTTGGGTTTGTAGAAGACAAATCTTGTAATGAAGGAACATCCCAATGCGATATTAAGATGGTTCTTCATTTAAATACCTAA